A window of Garra rufa chromosome 6, GarRuf1.0, whole genome shotgun sequence genomic DNA:
ACTTTATCCTTTTATCAGAGTTTTCAGAGCAAGTTGGGCCCCAGCCTTTGCTTACGGTTCCTTCTGAAACCAAGGCTTGTGGGACATTCGATTTGAACCACTTCTCCCTTCGGATTATGTCGGTGGACTATCAGACCTCACTCGCCGGGCCGTCAGGTTGTGGCTCACTGAAACTGAACTTTGTAGAAGACTCAAAGGTAGTTCTAGGGGATTCTGGAGAAGGAGTGTTTGCTTATGTGCACCACTTTACACTCTATGACTTGGAGGCTCGAGGGTTTGTGCGACCTCTCTGCCTTGCCTACGTGTCGTCtgatgagaataaaatcatacagCAACTCCAACAGCTTTTAGCAGAGTTTTCCAAAATCTCAGAATGTCTAAAAACGGGGAACAGGAAGAACTTTGCAAATGAACTGGAGATAAAACTGAGagatctggagtatacaagagtcGTGTTACTTAGAGAAATCGAAAAAGAGTTAAATAATGCATCTGTAATGTGCGCCAATGAAAAGGCAATGTTGAATGGTACACCTACTTTAGAAGATGTGAAACTGAAAGAGAAATTACAAAAAGACAGATGTGAGATTTCAAGAAAGGTGGAAGTAGAGTGTGAAAAGGGGAATGGGTCATGTATTACACGTGATAGAGATGAACTATTTGGAGAGCAAAGGAAGAACAAGCAGGATAAAGGATCTTGCCCAACGCCATTGGCTAACAAAGGTGACGAACTGGCCAGTGTAGAAAAATCCATTCAGGAATACAGAAGCCTTCTGAAACAGGTCACTAGCTACCCAACCAGGAAGCTTAGAGACTCGGAATACTCTCCTTATGAACCAGATGACCTGCCTCATTCTTTCGAGTTCGACCTGGATGATTTAAGGCACGAGCCAATGATagaatgtaatgtttttgctTGCACAAACACCTTGCCCTTGCATTCCCTGCAGTCTTCGCCTTGCCGATTTGAAAAGCGTCTGAAAACTCTTGAGGAGTTGTGTGATGATTACTTCCACCAACAGGCTCTACAGCAACTGTATTCCATCGAGAGGAAGTTCAGAGGAGATGCTTGCCATCTCTACTCACAGAAACTCTTCCGTAATCTTCTCCGCAACCTCAAATCTACCAATTTCTTATTTGAGGATCCATGTGACTTGGAAGAGGAAGCGGGGTTACAGATTGGAATAGCTGGTCAACATTCAGCCCGACAACCCTCCTTTCTTCCCGCACCTTCAATTCTAAGTGAACCGGTCAGTCTCGAGTCGTATGTCTCCTGTGTTGAAATGGTGCCAATTAAACTAGAGTTCGGTGGGTCTAGTCAATCTCCGGCTGTGCCCAACTGTGTAAATACCCCTTCTGAGGATAATCTACCTGTAACATCTGCAGTAGAGACTGGAATGGAAAATGGGATTGTTTCACCTTTGGATTGCCGAGAAAATAAGGAACATGTTTCACCGTTGATGAAGACCAGTATTAGTAGTGGAGATAGTATTGAGGTCTTAGGTACAGAGAAGTCCTTCAGATCCCAGGGTTCAAATATACCAGTGGACACAGCACTCCAAAGACCTCCACCTTTGTTCGCTTCAGCCGCACTGGAAGGTCTAAGGCAAGGGAGGGTACCTACCAGACGGACTTGCAGTGAAGACAGCATTGAGGTGCTTTGCACAACAGAATCCATCCTAGCAGAAGACCTGCGTGCTTGTGCAATTGACGAGGAAAGCCTGGAGCAAGAGACTGATGAGAAAGACATGCCTCAAAACCAAAAGGACAAACAAGTTGAGGGCGTTTACAGGATCTCTGGAGATCATGGAGGAGATACCTGTTTGGAGGAGCCACAAGATTTTTATCCTGCTGTTACCCTAACCCTTCCTGGCTGTCCTATGACTTTGACCCTGGCTCGGTCAAGCTCCCAAGATGCTTGTCGTCCATCAGAATTAATCCCTCTCCCGTTAATAGATAACTGCCGGCTAGTGCCTGATGATTTGTCGGACTGCTTCAGCTATCGGAGCACCACTGCCTCTACAACCTCTGAATGCGCTTTCCCTGCTTGTCTTCCTGGGAATAAAAGAGAAGGTGGGGCCAGACGGAGACGTGGAAAAGTAGGGCGAGCAGCACTGCAGTTCTTGCGACAGTTTCCCTTTGGAGTGCATGCAGTGTTTAGCCTTCTGAGTGGCCGAACTTTGGTGGTACTAGGCAGCGAGGAGGCTGCAGTGAGACGACTGGTTACAGCACTGTCTGTGTACATGCCACATCTGAGTAGGTACAGAGACAGCATTCAACCTTGGACTTCAATGCCGCTGCAGCTAACGGACCTGCTTAACTGGAAACTTATCGGGTTTAACAGGTAACATTTACTATTTATCTTAATCTTGTTTGACTGGCTGTTTTTAAAGCAAAGACAAATTACTTGTTTAGCTAGatcaaagtttagctccaacttgcctcaacacatctGTAAAGTTTCTAGCCTGCCTAGAATTTAATTAgaattggagctaaactctgcaagacaccGGCCTTCCTGGACGGAGTTTGGACCCCTGAGCTAGTTCATATAATTGTGGGCATACTCTacagcaggggtgcccaatcctgttcctggagatctacctacctgcagactttagttccagccctgctccaacacagctgtctgtaattatcaagtgctacctaagagagtaattagctggttcaggagtgtttaatcagggttggagctgaactttgcaggatagtagatcccaggaacaggattgggcacccctgctctacAGGAAGGTGTCTGGTTCTGACATCATGTGTCACTGTTTCTCGGTCAAAATACTTCTTCAGATCACAAATCAAACCACAAACGGTGCCAACATACACTCATTTACCCCTTTTCCACAATGGTAGTTCAAATGCTGGTTCGGAGCCGGAGCCTAGTTTCAAATTGGTTCTTTGTCTTTCGACACTGACATactttaagatcaatcagtgagtttctttcagttgaaacacctCAGACTTgaattttagtctgggactaggcttaactcttgtctgtgaaaccaggggcaagagttaaaaaaaaaaaacgtagctTTATGGGGtatttcaccctaaaatgaaaacttATCATTACACTCACACTCttgttgttccaaaactgtaagacccttgttcatcttcagaacacaaaagacatttttaattaaatctgagagctttctcacCCTGCATAGGCCGCAACTGAGCTACAACGTTCaaagctcagaaaggtagtaagaacattgttaaaatagtccatgtgacagtggttcaaccttaattttatgaagctataagaatcccttctgtgtgcaaaaaaaagaaaaaaaattatgactttattcaacaatttcttctcttctgcgcCAGTTTTCGATGCCTTATGATGCAGGAGCTGGCGTTCTGACGTAGAACTCTGATGCGCTGCCCCTGgtttacaagcagaagaagaAGCACACTGTACATAAAACAATCTTcgtaaacatatctgaagatttTGACAGAGAGAATGAACTCAATGTTTTGCCCAGCATATACAGACTAAAATGCCTGAACCATTAATGCcacttggactattttaatgtCCTTACGACCTTTCGTAGTATGGACCtgtagttacattgctgtctatgtggGGTCCAAAAGctttcagatttgatcaaaaacatcttaatttgtgttctgaagatgaacaaaggtcttacaggtttggaatgacacaagggtgagtaattaatgacagaattttcatttttgggtgaactatccctttacaagTGTGCTATAAATGGCTGTTAAAATGGAGAAGTGGCTTGGATCCAGAAACAATGGAAAGTCAATGTCATGACTTATAAAGCAAAACTAATTTGGTCTCACTTAACAGCTAGTATTAGGCTTTAAAACAACATAGGTGTTTAACCAAGTTGAAGACATCTtaacgttttttattttttattttctcaggATGTGCTGTTACACTTACACAAATATGCCTCACTGCCTGGGCCATTACAGCCGATACCTCAGCATTCTCGATGTGGATCAAAAGACACTGCGCTGCCCAGCCTACAGCGGTACTCTTCTCAACCCACTGGTGGAACCCAGGAGCCACTTTAAACGTGGAAACACCTACTTCATGTTCACTCAAAGTGTGCAAAGCAAGCTTGTCACCACAGCGTTCCTTTTAACATTTTCACATGGCTGCCATAAACCCAGAAGGCCTCGGGAAACTACATGGACACAATGTTTTCATTCTGAACTTCACAGAGACGATAAGAAAATCCTCAACTATTTATCTGAACTCATTAAATCGCACTTCATGGAGGTTCCACCCAATGTCCTCAGATTCAGCTACACCACAAACTCTATTTTTAAACTCTGAAACGGTCATTCATGCATAAACTAGCCAACGATTTGTTACCGTACAATAGTTATGCTTAGCTTTTATTGCCTTAGAATGAAAATTTGCTTTTGCCCAGCGATAGCAGTATATTTACATTTTCAGCATGCTTTGATAGTGTCAAAGGAATTTACAATAATATTGTAGTCTAAACTTGTGTGCAAAGATTTTAGAGAAAAATCagtttttaaccttaaatgatctacaaaaaaaaaaatgaacagctCCATATCAGTGTTGCATTTGAAATTCtgtaatttatttacattacGGCTGATGTTCAAAAAATTGTATATTGTTCCGTTGCTGAATATAACCGTTTGTATTTAACATCCTCCATATATCGTTCACAGTCCTGTAACTGCAAAAAACGTTGCAAAATACTGGTAAATTCCCAGGTGAGGAAAACAAAAAATCTGAACTCCCACTTATATTCTTTGAAAACATTAAATCCACTCTGTATGTACATTAAAACTACTTGTTTTTAAAACAGGACATTGGTCAGACTTATTTTCCATGATGTTGGATTTCATGCAGGATTTGACGCTTTTCTGGAGTAAGTTTGGCCACCTGCAAGAGAGAGAAGAGCAGATTAACTTAAGAACAGAAGTTAAGATTTAACCAAATATATCTTTGTAAATTTACATTACGCTAAGATATAAACGAGTGGAAAAGATTCTTACGTTGCATTCAAGATATAGTTTCAAGCTTAGCTGCCAAGGGTTTTGCGATCTGAAATCAAAGAGTGCATTTGCAAATTGTCAACagatttaattatttcattttaacaAAATTATCCAGTTTCTAAATTGCTTTATAGTGACATTCCTGTTTTATCCACAATCATCCTTTTTATATCCTTCTGGACAAAGTAAATAAGGAATATCCAAAACATCCCAATGTAATCCAACTACATATTACAAATTGCTTCTTAAAATTCATGCATCTCTAACACTCTGTGCTGAAATGTTATAGATATCTAGATGATTATGTAATAAAGATCATTAATGACATGCGACTATACTATAGTGATGGACTGCTGCTTACTCGTTCCAAGTGGCAAGCAAGCTATTGGTGGGATAGGTGTTCAGGTCCAGAACCACGCTCTTTTCCCAGAAGTACATGCAGAGGAAGTATGCAATCAGGGAATGTTCGGTTTCACTCCATTTTCTGAAACAAATACAGagcatgtacagttgaggtcaaatgtttataaaccttgcagaatctgcaaaatgttacttttttaccaaaataagatagatcatataaaatgcatatgtattttttttatttagtactcacctgaataagatatttcacataaaagaggtttatATATACACTCCAcaagaaaattattatttaaataagtttacatacacttgaatcttattactatgttgttacctgaatgatccagagctgtttatttttttgtttagtgatagtagttaatgagtcccttgtttgtcctgaacagttaaactgctcgctggtCTACAGAAAATTCTTTTaggtcccagaaattctttggtttttcagcattttggtgtatttgaaccctttccaacaatgactatatgactttgagatccatcttttcagactgaggacaactgcggGACTCTATTACAAAAGgatttttaaatttgaatatcaagataaatttaacttttgtcttctgggaaacaagtaagtatcttctgtagcttctgaatggcagtactaagtgaaaaaatatatttaggcaaaagaaaAAACctaacccctggctcttaatgcatgttttttccttctggagcatcagaaagtgtttgaaccttctgtaatagttgcatatgaatctctcagttgtcctcagtgtaaaaagatggatctcaaaaatcatacagtaattgttggaaagggttcaaatacattaaaatgctgaaaaaccaaagaatttgtgggacctgaagttttttttttttttgaagaacaacaggcagtttaactgtttaggacaaacaaaggcactcatgaataactatcactaaacaaaaaaactgctgtggaatattcaggaaacaacacagtattaagattcaagtgtacgtaaacttttgaacagggtcatttttataaattaaacttattttctcttgtgaactatatgtaaacatcttttatatgaaatatcttcatgtaagtactaaataaaaaataacatgcattttgcatgatctctctaattttggtaaaataattaacattttgtagattctgcaatgggtatgtaaacttttgcccaCAACTGTACATGCTTAACATGACATGATGTTTTAGTTTTGGTGAATGCGCACGAACGCACACCGATACCTCTGTAGGAGTTGGTATCGCTCGTCAGACAGTTCCTCCAGAAGACAGCAAAGGAGGTAGTGCAGCACATCTGGCCTCGCCAGCAGACTGTAGAAGAACCAACGGAGCGCCCAGCGGTTGAACTAAAGGCAAACATACACAAATCACACAAAAGAGCCTGCACAAAATTAGGACTACATGGGATAATACAATACAGACTTTTGCTCAAGTTGATTAAAAACTAGAAAAAAATATGCACCCTAAAAGACAGGACGATGCTGAAGATGGGCCTGAACTGTGAGTGGAAAATGCGCAGTACCAAAGCCTGAGTGGCCAACAGCAGTCTAGCCTGGTCAGGATAACCCTAATGGGAAGATGGTAAAACAACATTACATGCTGCACCAATAATCACAAAACTATTAATAATATCTAACCAATTTTTTAAACTACAGCAGGCATAtataaaaaagacaatttttgaTGTCATTTGCTATCATTATATACATGCAATGTCATTCAagagtttgagatcagtaagacttttaatgttaaaaaaaaaaaaaaaaaaaaggtttcttatgcttatcaaggctgcctttatttgatcaaaaacactgaaaatgtaATACTCTGGAATCATATTGGGCATCAGATACCCTGATTTATAGATATTTGCAAAGAACCAATTGATTAAAACTCACACTCTCAAAGGTTTTGGGGATTTGTATACGAGAAGTCGTTGTCAGCTCCTCAAGAATTGCACTGGCAGCAGCTCTGGTCACCTAAGCAGAAACGCTTAATTATCAGTCTCCATTATACCATATTAGTATGTTTTCCAACCCTTTTCTCATCTAGACAGACACTAAATAAACACTCCTCTCACCGTTTGATAGGTGATGTCAGGCTCGGCAAAGAATGCACCAACAGGAACACCTTCTGGAGTAGTAAAACTGGAACTGACAACACTGAGCAGATAAACCCACGTTTCTGACTACAAACATATAGAGACATCCATTACAAAacattataatttttaataaataaatagtgtaagcttcatgatttcaattagaCAAGCTTTTTGACTAAAAATGTAACTTAACCATTAAAAGTCTAAAAAgttaaaacagaaaaaactaaatacagaaaaaataatttggggaaaaataaagctgattttataactcaaatCAAACTGAGCATTTGCAACTGAAATATTAGGTTACATAAAATACCATTATATACCATTTTACTTACATCAGCAAAAACAGTGCAGTTGCAGTCCAGAACCCTCAGTGCAAACTTCAGTACCTCCATCATCTTGAACGAATTTGAACCTTTAATGAAGGCACAGAAACAATTTGCACATTAAACGTTACATCTGAATGCtaccactcattaaaaaaaaaaaaaaaaaaaaagtcatttcacAAAAAAAGTCAATCATTTCCAATCAGCAGCTTTCCAATCCTGAACACTAAATTAAAGCTCTTCCAAGTTTCATATGCAGATATGGCCTTGTTAAGGGATCTGTGCCTTTGTGCATACGAACATCTGACAGCTAAGTTGAGAGCAGCAATAGCCTGCACCCTTAATTTACAGAGAAAAGAAGGTCAAGGAAAAATCTGTAGATAGAAAAATCTCCATACAAGTTCTttgtgcatttttctttttttacttgctACTTTgcactttttgttaaaaaaaaaaaaaaaaaaacatttactatttatTCAAGTTTTTGAAGGCATCTAACATTTTTGCCACAATACTTAATTTCTGggatctaaatattgagaattaAAAGTTTGTTGTCATTTGAAAGCGTTTAGGCCTTCTTGAATTATTATGCTGTTATATTATgattatgtgtgaccctggaccacaaaactagtcattagtagcatgggtatatttgtagcaatagccaaaaatacatgggtcaaaatgataaatttttctttcatgtcaaaaatcattaggatattaaataaaaatcatgttccaagaagatattttgctaatttcctactgtaaatatatcaaaacttaatttttgttttagtaatatgcattgctaagaacttcatttggacaactttaaagacaattttctcaatattttttgcaccctcagattccagattttcaaatagttgcatctcgtaCAATTGtattattgtcctatcctaacaaaccatacatcaattataaacctcaattttaaaaaatgtgcctgttatgactggttttgtggtccagggtcacacactatctacctgcaatttacattttagttaatagcaacctgtatattatgttcatctatttgtacattGTAATTGTAGTTAATCAgcatctgtaaattatgctcacagtacttcatctgtaaatattatccatagtttctccatgtacatatctcctataagtgcacttataaattatacctttatcctgcacttgctgcttattgcactcctggttagacctaaactgcattttgttgccttgtacttgtacatgtgtaatgacaataaagttgaatctaatctaaatcTAATCTAATATTCAGTGGCATAAAACAGTCTTAAAATGACAATATCACTTAATTATTTCTGAAGCAATATATCGCACAACAAAAAGTTATCGAGACAGGCCTAGATGTGATGACCCTAAACACACACATTTGACCCTAAATTAGTCCCGTTTCCTCAACAAACAAGTTACATgcacgttcaaaagtttggggtcagtacatttttattgtttcttttttttgtaagaaattaatacttttattcaccaaggatgaaTCAAGTTAAAAATTACATTGTtgtaaaaattttattttgaataaacactgtacattttaaacttgttattcatgaaaggttccaaaaaaattttGGCagcaactgttgatattatccaacattgatcattttaataataaatcagcatattagaatgatttctgaaggatcatgtgacacttaagactggagtaacagcaaattcagcttttcatcacaggaataaattattttaaagtatgttaaaattaaaaacattattttatattgtaaaaacattttgcaatattactgtttttttctgtatttttaatcaaataaatgcagccttgttgagcataagagacttctttaaagactattacaagtcttactgaccccaaacttttgaacggtagtgtacatcACTACATAAATGTACATAAACTGTATTACAAGTTGTTAGTTTTCTTACATTTTACTCACAATGAAAGTGCTATGATTTAGCTTAAAACAAACTATTCATGTAAGTGCCTTTGCAACACAATAGTGAAAGCTCATATGAATAAGAAAATGAATGCTGTCAATTGTCTACCTTCGATGAGTGTCCACTTAGTGCTCAGTAAAGGATCAGGTATGATCATATGGCCATTTCCTGTATCAAGTTCGTGCGTTACAACAGGGGCATGGCCTGATGTGAGAATTCTGAGATAAGCCCTGAATTGCTGAGGTGTGAGGCGGGATGCGAGGCATGTGGCAGCGGGCAATGGTGATAACATGTGGCAGACTGCACCAGTGTAGTCACCAtcctaaacacacaaacaaaacactCAAGAAGGGGTATTTTCACTAACTTTTCCATTGATTGATTACATGCAAACATTAGGCATCATTAACAGAAATTTTGAACCTAGGGTCCACAAACACATTTCctcttttttgagatatgcattttataatttaataaacataTTTTAGGAAACGGGCATACTAGATACAAATCCCTTGCATTAGCAAGTCAGAAATTGCAAAAGAGTCATGACTAAAATAGTTTACTAAAAAATTTTAATTAGCCGAGAACGTACTTAAACTCACCTACATCCTGTTTCTCAATCGCAACAGGTTTGGAGAAATTCAGCAGTACATCagttgcttaccaatggatcctctgcagtgaataggtgccgtcagaataagttGATAAAAGCatgacaataatccacaccactccagtacatCAATCAAAGTTTtatgaagcaaaaagctgcacCGTTGTAAGAAACAAGTCTAATGCTTCTGGCCAAAAATAGGAGTCCAAAATCCATTACACTTCCTTTAGTGAAAGAGTTTATCTCATGTTAAACTATTTTGGACTGTTTccacttgtaaacagtgcttgatctgtgcatattttgcTTTAGAGCTGACAccaatataaagttaaaaaaagatCGTCACACTCATTATGaggttaattgatggactggagttagggctgtgcaattaatcgaaattcggtttcgatttcgatttctgcttcaaacgatcatgaaaatgcagtaatcgagatgaaacgattgcgccccattctgcacttttaccagtggtgcgctttcgctcctccataaaagccaaatttcacttgcaaatcagctaaatcatgtaaggtggctttcataaaatgggacgtgcttgatttattaatgtttctttgatgttgtgtttttaatagcacgtaagaaaacttgcgctgtcctTAATGCGCTCAAAGACGGAGCGGCACACGGACATGAaagttagctttttttttttcgctcAAGGTGCacacctaaacggtcaaatacacgcaaaaatatttcaaaatgaggggcttggtgattattcatgtaaactcttgtcagttatgtcttaaatgaacataaatagttgagaatgaaaatccgtgCGTAACAGTATAATGGGTCCGTGAGGTAaaagcggcaacacataatattccttttggcgtctctgtgcctaatatgaataaaatgtaaaaatacgttttatacgagaaacatcactcactgctcttgaatgaaggacgtttttagttttaataagaaacaaagcatgtttatctattagagtgaagacattgttttattttacattcaaatcaatttctgtagtattgttagactactttagacttgcataaaagttttcagtatttttaaagcactgttttttttatttgtatcttttttctcgctgtattgctatctttaaattaatcactatgtaaagttttggagcctgtcataatcgtttaaataatcgtgattacaatattgaccaaaataatcgtgattatgatttttgccaaaattgaGCAGCCctaactggagtggtgtggatcatTGCAAGtttttagctgtttggactctcaatctgacggcacccattcac
This region includes:
- the smcr8b gene encoding guanine nucleotide exchange protein smcr8b, translating into MISSPDLVAFTKETDFGEIVKDTSALPEELSVPMYPYTGNTTPWSKMSGANFKKDFILLSEFSEQVGPQPLLTVPSETKACGTFDLNHFSLRIMSVDYQTSLAGPSGCGSLKLNFVEDSKVVLGDSGEGVFAYVHHFTLYDLEARGFVRPLCLAYVSSDENKIIQQLQQLLAEFSKISECLKTGNRKNFANELEIKLRDLEYTRVVLLREIEKELNNASVMCANEKAMLNGTPTLEDVKLKEKLQKDRCEISRKVEVECEKGNGSCITRDRDELFGEQRKNKQDKGSCPTPLANKGDELASVEKSIQEYRSLLKQVTSYPTRKLRDSEYSPYEPDDLPHSFEFDLDDLRHEPMIECNVFACTNTLPLHSLQSSPCRFEKRLKTLEELCDDYFHQQALQQLYSIERKFRGDACHLYSQKLFRNLLRNLKSTNFLFEDPCDLEEEAGLQIGIAGQHSARQPSFLPAPSILSEPVSLESYVSCVEMVPIKLEFGGSSQSPAVPNCVNTPSEDNLPVTSAVETGMENGIVSPLDCRENKEHVSPLMKTSISSGDSIEVLGTEKSFRSQGSNIPVDTALQRPPPLFASAALEGLRQGRVPTRRTCSEDSIEVLCTTESILAEDLRACAIDEESLEQETDEKDMPQNQKDKQVEGVYRISGDHGGDTCLEEPQDFYPAVTLTLPGCPMTLTLARSSSQDACRPSELIPLPLIDNCRLVPDDLSDCFSYRSTTASTTSECAFPACLPGNKREGGARRRRGKVGRAALQFLRQFPFGVHAVFSLLSGRTLVVLGSEEAAVRRLVTALSVYMPHLSRYRDSIQPWTSMPLQLTDLLNWKLIGFNRMCCYTYTNMPHCLGHYSRYLSILDVDQKTLRCPAYSGTLLNPLVEPRSHFKRGNTYFMFTQSVQSKLVTTAFLLTFSHGCHKPRRPRETTWTQCFHSELHRDDKKILNYLSELIKSHFMEVPPNVLRFSYTTNSIFKL